The window AACCTCTTCTTTTATGGAAGAGTAAAAGATGGGCATCTCCCATCCTGCAAATTCAGATATCTTAGCATTTAGCTCTTTGTGAATACTGTAAAGAGGTGTTCTCATACAAACATTGTAAAATGTTTTCCTATGCTTGGCAAATATGTGCTTTCCTTTTACGCAAAACTCTTTCTTGTTGTGAATGGTGTGTTGTTGGGCATAGTTTCCTCTTACGCACTTATGGAATTACTCTTTCTGTTTAAAGAAAAAGGGGGTGGTGTAGCCTTGTCCTACCTTACAAATCTGCTTCCTATAGCTTTCTTTTATCTTCTTCCTCTTAGCTGTGTAATTGCCCTAATGATACTTCTTAACCATGTATTTTCAAAAAAGATAGATCTAATAGTCCAAAGTTTTGGGATATCACCTTTAAGGTTCCTCTCAAGTGTTGTACTTTTTCTGATCTTTATAAGCCTTATAAACTTATTTCTGAGTTTTGGTGTGTATGCGGAAAAAAATAGGAACCTTTACAAAATAGAAAAAGAGTTTAAGAAAAGACAAGAGATAGAAGATCTTATCTTAAAAGATGCATGGTTTTTTAAAGAAGATAACAGTAAAAGGGTTTACATAAATTTTAAGTTTGTGAGCATAAAAGATGGTAGCGTTGCGGGAATTTTTTATGTAGAAATGGAAAATAACAAAATAGTACAAGTGGTGCAAGGAGAAAAGGGTATTTGGATGGGTGATACTGTATTTTTACCCTTAGCAAATATTTGGAACTTCAAGGAAGAAAGCAAAATCCTTCAACAGTTTAGCATAAAACTCTTTGACATAAAAAACGCTAAGCCCTTAGGTGAAAAGGTGGAGCATTTGTCTTTGCGTCAGCTTTTAATGCTGTACTCTATAGGCAAAAGTGTAGGTTTAAACTATAACCTTTACATGTCAGAAGTTATAAGGAGGCTTATCTCTTCACTGTCCTCTGTTCCCATAAGCATTACCGTTTTATCTTATACCATCAAGCGTAGGAATATTTTTGCAGGTTTTTTGAGTTTCTTACCTGCATTTTCTCTCTACTGGGTGAGTTTTATTCTTGTGAGAAAATTACCAGAAAGCACAACGGTAAGTCCCCTTTACGGACTTTTCCCTTTTGTAGTTCTTATTGCACTCTCTTTAAGAGGCATTTACTATTTGAGCAAAGGATTCAGGGTCTAAACTGGCACTACCCACTAAAAGACCATCTACATCCTGCGTATTTATAAACTCTCGTGCGTTGTTAAGATTTACGCTTCCTCCGTAAAGGACGCGTGTTTTGCCTTGATAGTTCTTATTAATGCTTTTGAGAATATCCTTTATAAACTTGTGGACTGCTTGCGCGTCCTTAGGTGTTGCTGGATTTCCGCTTCCTATAGCCCAAACGGGTTCGTAGGCTATGTCTATCATGTCTGTATAATCTTCTAAAGAGGACAGTGCAAGCCTGATTTGGGTTTCAACAACCTTAAAAGTAAGTCCTGCTTCTCTTTCCTCCAACCTTTCACCTACACAAAGTATAGGCCTGAGACCCCCATCAAGACATGCCAGAAGTTTTCTGTTTATAGTCTCGTCCCTTTCACCAAAGATCCAGCGCCTCTCTGAATGACCAACTATCACATAAGATACACCCAGATCTTTGAGCATAGCTACCGATATCTCACCAGTAAAAGCTCCCTTTGGTTCATAATAAACATTCTGAGCTCCAAGCTTTATGTGAGTCCCCTTTAGCAGATCAGAGGCAACGCACAAAGATGTGTAAGGTACACAGAGGAGTATCTCCCTATCTTTTACATCTCTGACCAAGGGTAAAAATTTAGCAATGTAATCTTTTGTCTGTGTAGGTGTCATGTTCATCTTCCAGTTAGCGGAAATAAGCTTCATTTAGTCAAGTTTAGCATATGGTATTACTAAATGTCAAACTCAAGTATAATTCTTACACATAACTATGGTGGGGGCCTACTGGTTACTGATCTCAAATGCGGTGATCCTGATGATTCTGTTTTTTTACTTTTACTTATTACCTTCGATGAGGATCTCTGTACCTGAAGTGAAAAGAGAAAGCTACACACCTCCAGACCTGAGTTTTATATTTAAAGAACAAAAACTTGCAGAGCTTAAAGACTTGAGCCATCTGCGTCTGTTGGCTACAGCGAGCGGTGGAATAAAGTTAGCTCTTTTGGAGGTAAACGGAAAAGCCAAAGTGGTAAGAATAGGAAGTGATATAGATGGATACAGGGTTGTGGATATACAGAGAAACTACCTTCTTCTCAGTGATGGAAAAGATACTAAAGCGATAGGTTTTAGTTTTGAAACCGCAAAAACTCCTGCCTTTGAGCCTACTGCAGGAACACCTAAACTTTCGGAAAGCTTATCTGCTGTAGTTTCCAAAAGAGAAATAGAAAATGTAACTGCGGACCCAGGTATTATGTTCAGGCAGATAAGATTGGTGCCTTACGTTCAGAATGGACAAACAAGGGGTTTTCTCTTTGAGTGGGTAGACCCACAGAGTATATTTTCTAAGGCTGGTATAAAAGCGGGTGATATACTCATATCCATAAACAACCAAGACATAAAGAGTGGTGAAGATGCCTTTAGGATACTTCAGGCTCTACGAAACGAAAACAGTCTTAAGGTGAGCCTTATGAGAGAAGGAAGGCTCATAGAAATTAACTTGAGGGTAGAGTGATGCGAGTGCTTTTTCTCCTTATACTTCTTTTGTTCAGCGTAGAGGTTTATGCTCAAAGCGCAGAAGAAATTCAAAAGCAAGCTCAGGAACAGAGAAGAACTGGCAGGGTTTATCTGAACTTTCAAAATGCAGACATCTCTTTGATAGCTAAGTTTATGTCCGAGCTTACTGGCAAAAACATAGTTTTGGACCCCAATGTAAAAGGGAGCCTTACCATAAGCTCTGCAAAGCCACTCAGTATAAAGGAAGCATGGGACCTTTTTGTTCTGTCCTTGTCCATGCAAGGTTATGGAGTTATAGAAGAAAAAAACTTCGTCAGAATAGTTCCCCTGCAGCAGGCGGTATCTTTTGCACCTTTTAAAAAGACAGGCACTTCTGGAGAGGTGGTTATATACCTCTATAAAGCACAAAATGTTCAAGCACTTCAGCTACAGCAAGCTATACAACCCTTCCTTTCACCCTTTGCCAAAAGCGCCATACATCAGCAGTCAAATACTCTCATTGTAGCGGACATATCCAAGAATGTAGACAAAATTAAATCTATACTTAAACAGCTGGACTCTTCTGAGGGATCTCTAAGAGTAGTGGTCTATAGGTTGGAAAGGGCGAAAGCGGACACCGTATTCCAGAGCCTTCAGGCTTTGAGTCTTGCCTTTCAACAACAGCTTGGCACTCCTACCTTCATAACCTTTAATAGGGACAGCAACTCCATAATAGTTGCAGGTTCAGAAAGCGTGCAAAATATAATAAAGCAGGTTATAAGCACTTTAGACACTCAGAGTTTTGGCACATTAGAGAGGAGCTTTTACCTTATACCCCTCAAATACATATCTGCTGAGGAAATATACAAAAGCCTGCAGAGTCTTTTCAAAGGTATAACCCCACCTCCAACAGTGCAAATTCCAGAAACTTACCTACCACCACAAATGCCAGAGATAAGAGGTTTAGAAACCCCTTTAAGGAAAGAAGAACAGCCAAGGCAGGTACAGACGCAATTTCTACCCATAGAAACAAAAGAGGGCATGAGAATAGGTTTTGACAGAGGGACTAACTCGGTAATCCTTTATGCAACACCTCAGGAATACCAAGGAGTAAAGTCTTTGGTAGAAAAGATGGATGTAAAAAGAAAGCAAGTGCTAATAGCAGCAAGCGTTATAGAGATGAGCACCAGCAAAGCTTTAGACATAGGCGTCAAGTGGCAGATAATAGGCACTCAGGGTGGTGCAAGCTTTGGTGGTGGAAGTCTTCAAGATGTTTATAATGCCATACTTTCGGGCAACTTTATTATGGGTGTTCTTAGCAGTTCAGGGAGGAGTATAACTGTAGGAGGTACTCAGCTTTTCTTCCCTGACCTGTTGCTTTTGTTTTCTCTGTTAGAAAGCGGTAGTGGTTTTAATATACTGTCCAATCCCAAGGTGCTCACCTTAGACAACCAATCTGCAGAGATAAAGGTGGGTCAAGTGATCCCTTACGCTTCGGGTGTTAAGTTTGACATAAACGGTCAGCCAGTTATTACTTACGACTACAAGGAAGTAGGATTAGACTTAAGCGTAATCCCCAGCGTATCTGGAAAGGATCTCAGACTACAGATAAAGCTGAAGCTTCAGGACATCATAGACTACATAAGACCACAGATAGGAACTTTGAGCTACGCTGTACCTGTGACTTCCAACCGCCAGGTAAACTCCGATGTAGTAGTAGAAAACGGACAGACGGTAATAATAGGCGGTCTTGTAAACACAAAGACCTTAGAGAGTACTCAAGGTATTCCCGGACTTAAAGACCTCCCTGCGGTGGGCAGACTATTCAGAAGGGACACAAAAACAGAGGACAAGGTTTCGCTTTTTATATTTCTCACACCTTATGTGATAGAGAGTCCTGAGGAGCTTTCCAAGATCACTCAAGAACACCAAAAGATGGCAGAAGAGCTAAAAAGAGCAATGGAAAAGAGATATAATGAGAAAAAAGAGCCTTAAGCTTTTCACTCTTTACTTTTTGGGTACTGTCTTTTTCGCTTTGCTGGTCCTTGTTTTGACTCTGCCCAAGTTTTTGATCTTGGACAGATGGCTCATGTCAAAAGGTATATATATGATAGCCAAAAGCGTCCAAGAAAACAGCACAAGCTTGAGTTTATATGATGTAAAGCTCTTAAAGGGCAGTTCAAAAGTAGGCAGTTTTAACCGGCTTGATCTGTCTTTGGGTTTCCTATATCTGTTGGCAAAAGGTTATTGCGCAGATGGATATTTGGAGCTTAAGTTTGACCTTTTTGGTAGCGTAAAGCTAAAAGGCAAAGACTTTAAGTGTTTAGAAGGCTTCTACATAAAAGACATGGACTTACAGATAAATGATGACATAAGAGGTTTTTCTAAGCTTTATAGTGTGAAAGCGAAAGATGTAAAAGTGGATGAGCTATCCCTTGTGTTCAAAGGAAGAACTTTTGAAGGCCAAGCCATAGCCTTTGGACAGGTTTTAAAAGGTAGTGGTATGATAGTTTTAAACAGGAAAGACCCCTTAAGATCCCAAATTAACGGCACAGTTTCGGGCGTTGGTGTAAGCTTTTTCATCTACGGAAACCTTGAAAATCCTACACTTGAACTGAAAAAGTGATATAATAAATTCCTGATGATTTATGATGTCATTATAGTAGGTGGTGGAGCGTCGGGGCTTGCGTGCGCTCTTACTTTGGCTTCTTCAAAGGGTAGAGGCTGGCAGTGGGCAGAAAACAGAAACTATCTTCTCTTTGATAAGGGGGAGTCTGACCTCAACAAGGCTTACCTGAAAAATGTTCCGGGACTGAGTGCTACCTTGGGTAAAGACCTTATAGAAAAGATAAAAAAGCAGATTCAGGATTGGGGAGGTGTGCAGATAATACAAGAAGAAGTGATAGAAATAACGAACGGTGATCAAGGATACACTGTAAAGACCTCCTCAGGAAGTAGCTATAGTGCAGACTATGTTGTTTTGGCTACGGGTTTTCACGCATTTGGCATAAAGGGGCTTGGCCTGGAGGTTGTGGAAAACCCAAAATCACCAAAGCCTGGAAGGGTGATGATAAAGCACAAGGATTTTGAAGCTTTACCTAACCTGTTTGTTGTGGGCACTTTGGCAGGCATTAGCTCACACTTTACATCTTGTGCAGGTTCTGGTGTGGAGGTGGCTTGTGAGATACTCTCTCGTATGGCGGGCAAAAGAATAGTTATACATGATGTTCCAAATGTATAATAACTAAAAGCTAAAAGGAGGCACAAGTGAGCTTACTTACAGAGCTTGCAATCAAAGCCAGAGAAGAGAGTCAGGTAAGGATATATAAAAAGAATGTAGAGAGAGTACTCTCTGCACTTTTGAAGAGCGGTGATTTTTGGCAGATAGTGGATATGTCAGACCTGCCTGTACCTGCAGCATCTGGCATAGTTAAAGTGCTTATAAAAGAAGGTTATGCCTTCATAGATGATGAGGAGAACATAAGGCTCACACAGAAGGGGTATGACCTTATTAAAGAGCTTGGGATAGAGCCTTATGTGGATTATACCTGCCAAGCTTGTGAAGGTAGAGGCATACCCTTTTACATAGACATTGAGTTTTACAGAACCTTCATACAGCTTACCAAAGATAGACCTAAGGCTATAAGAGACTACGATCAGGGTTCTGTGACACCAGAAACCACCGTCTCAAGGGTGCTATTTATGGACTCAAGAGGAGACCTGCGCAACAAGGATATACTTGTCTTGGGAGCGGAAGATGACCTTACGGGTCTTGCGGTAGCCCTTTCAAGGAAAGCCAAAAGCGTTCTCATCATAGACATAGACAAAAGACTGATAGATTTTGATAACAACATATTCAAAGAGCTGGGCATAGACAACGCAGAAGCTCGCGTTTGGGATCTTAGAAACCCCTTTCCCTCAGAAATATTGGGACGTTATGATGTCTTTGTCTCTGATCCACCAGAAACCCTGCCTGCCTTTAGAGCCTTTATAGGTAGAGGCATAGCAACCCTTAAGGAAGAAGGTGGGGTAGGATACTTTGGACTTACTCTCAGAGACTCCTCCGTATTCAGGTGGAGGGACTTTCAAATAGCCCTTACTTCTGAATTTGGTGTTGCCATAACGGATATAGTTCAAGATTTTAACGCTTACATAACTTGGGACTATCACAAAGAAACTAAAGCTGCACAGATAGCACCTGTCAGGAGAGAACCCAAAGATATATGGTACAGGTCCTCTTGGTATAGGATAGAGGCATTGCCCGGTTTTAAAAGGTGGAACGAGGCTATATCTGACGATGTGTTTTATCTTGACGAAGAAGGTTCCACTACCTGAGTTTGAGGATACACTACTAATCCTACTCTACCCATCTTTGCCCATTTTCTGTCAAGGTCTTTGTAATCAAAAGCTTTCTTGCTCTCATAACCTGTGTGCGCATATATGTACCTTTCGTCATAACCTACTACCACAATGTAGTGGGGCACGCTAAACCAGAGGAAGCCAAGGTCTAAAAGCAGGATAACAGGTTTACCCTCGTCTATGTATCTTTTAATATCCTCAAGATTTCCTTGGAAGGTGTAAGCCTTAAAGCCAAGTTTTTTGGCATAGTTTTCTAAATCAGTTATGAGAGCACCTTTAAGCCTGGGATCGTATACGAACTTGGCTATGTCTTCCTGACTCTTCTTCACACCGTAATATTCAAGCACACTGCTCAGAGAAGCAGGACCACAGTAATCATCTTTCTGTTTTACAAAAGGAACATCAAGGAGCTTAAAAGAAAGTAAAAAAGGCAGAAGGAGAGCAAAAAGCCCTCTCACCTTATGATGATCTCTTTGTTGAGAAGCTTAAGAAGTATTACTACCAGTATAAGAAGCACTACGACCGCAATAGCTAAACCTATGCCATCACCACCCGCTAAGACCTTATCAGAAGCCTTTGCAAGCATGTGTATTTGCTCATCACTAAGTTGGGAGAGTTTTTCCTGTATTTCTTCCTTGCTGAGCCCATAAGCTTTTAGTTTCTCTTGCACTACCTTGCTTTCTAAGACTCTTTGTACCTTTTGCATGTCCTGATCTCTTTGGGAAGACACCTCAAAAGTGTGTTTGGAATCTACAAGACCCGCTAATGCTGGTGCTGAGTTTACAAAGAAAAAGGCAGAGGCAACAGTCAGCACAACAGCCTTCTTCCTAAGATACTTCATCATAGCCAACACCCCCAAACAGTTTTGGTAAAATTATTATAACCTGCTTAAGGAGGTAAAAGCATGAGGATAACACTGAGCGTGATCAAAGCGGATGTAGGGGGTTATGTGGGACACTCTTCTGTACATCCAGACATGTTAGAAACTATAAGAGAGGTTATAAGAGAAGAGGTTAAAAAAGGAAACCTCATTGATGCGGATACGCTCGTTTGTGGTGATGACACCGCTTTGGTAATGACACATACTCACGGCGTTGACAGTGAGATAGTTCACGGTATAGCTTGGAAAGCCTTTGAAAAAGCAACACAGGTGGCAAAAAAGTTAAAGCTTTACGGTGCAGGTCAGGACATTTTGTCCACCGCCTTTTCTGGGAATGTTAAAGGTATGGGTCCTGGTGTGGCGGAGATGGAGTTTGAAGAAAGACCATCAGAGCCTGTGATCATCTTCTTTGCTGATAAGACCTCCCCAAGTGCTTGGAACTTACCTCTTTATGAGATGTTTGCGGACCCTATGGTGTGTGCAGGGCTTGTGATAGACCCCAAAATGCACGACGGATTTACCTTTGAGGTGCTTGACACTTACACAGGAAAGGCGGTAAAGCTCTCAACACCCGCAGAGCTTTATGAACTATTGGCTCTCATAGGTGCTGTAGAGAGGTATGCAGTAAGGAATGTGTGGAGAAATCACGACGGTGAGATAGCAGCAACCGCTTCAACCCAAAGGCTTTCTCTTATAGCAGGCAAGTATGTAGGAAAAGATGACCCTGTTATGATAGTTAGAGCACAGGCTGGTTTTCCTGCGGTAGGTGAGATATTAGAACCCTTTGCAAGGCCATGGATAGTGGAGGGTTGGATGAGAGGATCTCACAACGGACCCCTTATGCCAGTATCCTTCAGATACGCAACACCCACCAGATTTGACGGTCCTCCAAGGGTGATAGCTGCAGGTTATCAGCTTGCGGAAGGTAAGCTCATAGGACCCAGAGACCTCTTTGATGATCCAGCCTTTGACAAGGCAAGAGAACAAGCTCAGATCATTGCAGACATACTAAGAAGACAGGGCATATTTGAACCTCACAGACTACCTTCTGAAGAGATGGAGTACACAACACTTCCTAAGATACTAAAGAAGCTTGAGGAAAGGTTTTACGAAGTGGAAGCTCCCAAAAAACCTGTAGAAGAAACATCGGAAAAACACGATGTAGACTAAATTTTTATAAGATGACTGCATGGATAGAAAAATTAGTGGTAGAGGGTTTTAAGTCCTACGGGAAGGGGAGGGTAGAGATACCCTTAGGACCAGGATTTATAGGGATAGTAGGTCCCAACGGTGCAGGAAAGTCCAACATAGGTGACGCCATATCCTTCGCATTGGGGCTTGCTACAGCCAAAACCTTAAGGGCAAAAAACCTATCCTACCTTATATACTCAAAGGACGGTGAGGCAAGTCAGTACGCGTATGTGGAGGTGCATTTCAAAAACGAAGGTGCCTTCCCCATAGAAGAGGACAAACTCGTCATATCAAGGAAGGTGGATAAAGAGGGCAGGAGCGTTTTTCGTATAAACGGAACTGTAGTAAGAGAAAGAGACCTAAGGGACTTTCTTGCAAGAGCCGGGCTTTATGAGAACGCTTATAACATAGTCTTACAAGGTGATGTGGTGCGCTTTGTGAAGATGACACCCGTAGAAAGAAGAAAGCTCATAGAAGAGGTCGCAGGCATAGGTGAGTATGAGGAGAAAAAGCAAAAAGCCCTTACAGAATTAGGAGAAGTGGAGCTAAAGCTGAGAGAACTTAGGCTTCTCATAGATGAGATGGAAGTTCAGATGGAACGGCTCTCTCAGGAAGTGGAAAAACTAAGAAGATACAGAGAGTTAGAAAGTCAGCTAAGAGAACTACAAATAAGGCAGTTGATGAAAGATGCAAAGAGCATAAGTCAAAACATGAATAACCTTGAAAAAGCCATAGAAGAGAAGAAAAGAGAGATTTCAGAAATAAGAAAGGATATAAGCAAGTTAGAATCAGAGCACACACAAAAAGAAGAAGAACTAAGAGAGATAAACGCACAGCTCTTTCCCTTCAGGGAGAGGTTGGGAAGGCTAAGCTCAGACATAGATCACACAGATAAAAGGATACAAGAGCTTGAGAATAAAAGAAACCAGATGGAAGAAGATCAGCTAAAGGCAAAGGAACGCATAAAAAATCTCTCTGCGAACCTTGAAAAACTCCTTGAAGAAGAAGCCCAGCTTAAAGACCTTGTATCCCAAAAGGAAAAAGAAGTGATCCGTAAAGAAGAAGAGGTTTCTTTACTTTATCAAATGTTAAAAAGTAAGGAGGAAGGTCTCAAAGTATCTATACAAGAGGTGCACGCAACAGAAGAGAAGATAAATGCTGTAAGAAAAGAGATGGATCAAAAGAAGGAACACCTTTCAAGGATAGAGCTTAAATTAAGGGAGTTGGACATAAAGTCCCAAAAGGTGCAAGAAGATATGCAAAAGCTCAAAGAAGAAGAGCAAAAGCTCAAATCACAGATGGGAGAGAACGCTCTAAAGATGGAAAATTACAAAAAGATGCAGGTAGAAGAAGAGCACTCCGTTAAGAAAAAAAAGCAAGAGCTTGAGAGACTTGAGGAAAAGCTCAGGGCATTAAGATATAAGAGGGAAGAGGTTATAAAGGAAAAGGCAGGCATCTCTGCTAAGTTGGCAAGCTTACATGCAGACACATTACCCTTTGAAGGTATAAGGGGCGTTTATGGGAGGGTTTATGAGCTTATAAAAGTCAAAAATCCTGAATATATAAAAGCTGTAGAATCCGCTGGCGCTGGAAGGCTCTCTTATGTGGTGGTTGAAGATGAAGATGTAGCCAAAGAGTGCATACAGAGGCTTAAAGAAACCAAAAGGGGCAGACTGAACTTCATACCATTAAATAGGATAAAACCCACACCTCTTCCACCTTATCCGAGAAGGAAAGGTTATATAGATTTTGTGGTTAATTTAGTGGAATACGACAGCAAGTTTGAAAGGGCAATAAAGTTCGTGTTTGGAGATACCCTTTTGGTGGAGGACTTCCAGAGTGCCAAAGACTTAGGTATAGGCAATTACAGGATGGTAACTCTTGAGGGGGAGGTTTTTGAAAAGAGTGGTGTAATAAGCGGTGGGCATACAGAAAGCAGAGGGGACTTAGGAAGAGAGTTTTACACAGAGCAGTTGGAAAGGCTTTCTAAAGCAGAGAAGGACCTAAAAGAAGAAGAAGAACAAACAGAAAGCACCATAAAAACTCTAAGAGATGAACTTATCCAAAAGGAAGGTGTTTTGAGGATACTTGAGAGGCGCATAAAGGACATAGAAGAGTCAGATAAGATGGGCTTTGAGAGGCTAAAGGAGATAGAAGAAAAGCTCAGGAAAGCAGAAGAGTATATCAGCAGGCTTGCGGAAGAAAAGGAGAATTTACTGAAGGAAAAAAACACCATAATGCAGGAGCTTTCCTACCTTGAGGAGAAGTTAAACAATCTAATTATAAAGAGGCAGTCTATATTGGAACACTACAAAGAGTCAGGAATAGAGAGCTTAAGAGAGAACTACGAAAAGAGTAGAAAAGCCCTTGATCATCTCAAGGAAGCTACCTTTTCTCTAAGTATGAAACTAAAAGAACTACAGTCAGACATACAGAATTTGCGCGCAGAGATAAACAGAAACATGGCTTTTTTGGAAAGCTCAGAGAGAACTAAGCAAGAGATAGAAGATCAAATTGAAAAGCTAAAGGAAGAGAGAAGAAAGTTAGAGGAAGGGATAAAAGAGCTTGAAAGAACTGCATATGAGCTGTACTCAAAGAAGGACCAATTGGAGGAGGTTTGCACAGATCTGCAGGCAAAAATAGGCAGGTTAAGATTGCAGGAGGAAGCAAAGAGAGAAGAGCTCACCCGTTTAGAGACTGAGTATGCCAAGATTGAAGAAAAGCATCAAGAGATAAACTTAAGGTTCAGAGAATTGGGATACGAAGGACCCATAGAGGAGGTAAAAGAAGGCTACAGCAAGCTCAAAGAAGCCATAGACACTGTACGCAAAGAACTATCTTCTCTTGGCACCGTTAATTTTAAAGCGGAGGACGATTACAGAGAGTACGAGGAGAGACACAGAGACTACACGGATAGGTACAAAAAGCTCTCTGAAGAGAAAAGGGCTATAAAGGAAATGATTGAGGAGATAGAAACTAAAAAGCTCAACGCTTTTAACACCGCTTTTGAGAGCATAAATGAGGGACTAAAGAGAGTGTTTGCAGAACTATCTCCGGGTGGCAAGGCTTACATGCAGATAGAAAATCCCCAAGACCCATTCTCTGGTGGTATAAACCTTGTAGTCAAACCTAAAGGTAAAGAAGTCCAATACATAGATGCCATATCAGGAGGAGAAAAAACTCTTGTAGCCTTGGCTCTTATATTTTCCATACAGGATTATAAACCATCACCCTTTTACTACTTTGACGAAGTAGATGCGCACCTTGATGAAGCAAATGCCAGAAGGATAGGAGAGCTCATAAGGAAACGTTCCCAAAAGGCACAGTTCATAGTGGTCACCTTAAGGGAGATCTTGGCATCTTATGCAGATAGGCTCATAGGTGTAAGTAGCAGAGGCGGTGTGTCAAGAGTTTTCCCCGTCAAGAACTTTCTTGTAGAGGTTGCAAATGACTAAGATAGGCGTTTTACTCCTCAATATGGGTGGTCCAGATAGCCTTTCTGCTGTAGAGCCTTTCCTTTACAACCTATTTTCTGATCATGACATAATAGAAATCCCCAGACTTATAC of the Hydrogenobacter hydrogenophilus genome contains:
- the smc gene encoding chromosome segregation protein SMC, which translates into the protein MTAWIEKLVVEGFKSYGKGRVEIPLGPGFIGIVGPNGAGKSNIGDAISFALGLATAKTLRAKNLSYLIYSKDGEASQYAYVEVHFKNEGAFPIEEDKLVISRKVDKEGRSVFRINGTVVRERDLRDFLARAGLYENAYNIVLQGDVVRFVKMTPVERRKLIEEVAGIGEYEEKKQKALTELGEVELKLRELRLLIDEMEVQMERLSQEVEKLRRYRELESQLRELQIRQLMKDAKSISQNMNNLEKAIEEKKREISEIRKDISKLESEHTQKEEELREINAQLFPFRERLGRLSSDIDHTDKRIQELENKRNQMEEDQLKAKERIKNLSANLEKLLEEEAQLKDLVSQKEKEVIRKEEEVSLLYQMLKSKEEGLKVSIQEVHATEEKINAVRKEMDQKKEHLSRIELKLRELDIKSQKVQEDMQKLKEEEQKLKSQMGENALKMENYKKMQVEEEHSVKKKKQELERLEEKLRALRYKREEVIKEKAGISAKLASLHADTLPFEGIRGVYGRVYELIKVKNPEYIKAVESAGAGRLSYVVVEDEDVAKECIQRLKETKRGRLNFIPLNRIKPTPLPPYPRRKGYIDFVVNLVEYDSKFERAIKFVFGDTLLVEDFQSAKDLGIGNYRMVTLEGEVFEKSGVISGGHTESRGDLGREFYTEQLERLSKAEKDLKEEEEQTESTIKTLRDELIQKEGVLRILERRIKDIEESDKMGFERLKEIEEKLRKAEEYISRLAEEKENLLKEKNTIMQELSYLEEKLNNLIIKRQSILEHYKESGIESLRENYEKSRKALDHLKEATFSLSMKLKELQSDIQNLRAEINRNMAFLESSERTKQEIEDQIEKLKEERRKLEEGIKELERTAYELYSKKDQLEEVCTDLQAKIGRLRLQEEAKREELTRLETEYAKIEEKHQEINLRFRELGYEGPIEEVKEGYSKLKEAIDTVRKELSSLGTVNFKAEDDYREYEERHRDYTDRYKKLSEEKRAIKEMIEEIETKKLNAFNTAFESINEGLKRVFAELSPGGKAYMQIENPQDPFSGGINLVVKPKGKEVQYIDAISGGEKTLVALALIFSIQDYKPSPFYYFDEVDAHLDEANARRIGELIRKRSQKAQFIVVTLREILASYADRLIGVSSRGGVSRVFPVKNFLVEVAND